The following proteins are encoded in a genomic region of Vibrio spartinae:
- a CDS encoding Na+/H+ antiporter family protein: MNPVVISVCIMLILALLRVNVVVALTFSAIIGGLVSGMSLNESVAAFESGLGGGATIALSYAMLGAFAVAISKSGLTDLVAHTVIRKIHGKEQQETQTGLKYAILLALILVTMSSQNIIPVHIAFIPILIPPLLGVFAKLKLDRRLIACILTFGLITPYMVLPIGFGGIFLKDILLRNIQENGLANITASQIPTAMLLPGTGMIFGLLIAIFFSYRKPREYRKTELTEVHHNPEHKINGRYILTAAIGIIAALSVQLFTGSMIIGALTGFMVFTFGGVIAWKETHDVFTKGVHMMAMIGFIMIAAAGFAAVMKQTGGVESLVASLSHSIGDNKPLAALLMLIVGLLVTMGIGSSFSTIPIIATIYVPLAAAFGFSPMATIALVGTAAALGDAGSPASDSTLGPTSGLNADGQHEHIWETVVPTFIHYNIPLIIFGWIAAMVL; this comes from the coding sequence ATGAACCCTGTCGTTATTTCAGTCTGTATCATGCTGATACTGGCACTGCTTCGTGTGAACGTTGTCGTCGCACTGACATTTAGTGCAATCATTGGTGGACTCGTTTCAGGCATGAGTCTGAACGAGTCAGTCGCTGCGTTTGAAAGTGGTCTTGGTGGTGGTGCGACTATCGCACTCAGTTATGCCATGCTCGGTGCATTTGCTGTCGCCATCTCTAAATCCGGCCTGACCGATCTAGTCGCTCATACTGTCATTCGAAAAATTCATGGCAAAGAACAACAGGAAACGCAAACCGGCTTGAAATATGCCATTCTGCTCGCACTTATTCTGGTCACCATGTCTTCCCAGAACATCATTCCGGTCCATATTGCATTTATTCCTATTCTGATTCCGCCGCTATTGGGAGTTTTTGCCAAACTCAAATTAGATCGCCGTCTGATTGCCTGTATTCTCACATTTGGCCTCATAACACCTTATATGGTTCTTCCTATTGGTTTCGGGGGGATTTTCTTAAAAGATATTCTCCTGAGAAATATCCAAGAGAATGGTTTGGCCAATATCACAGCAAGCCAGATCCCAACCGCGATGTTACTCCCCGGTACAGGCATGATCTTTGGACTTTTAATTGCAATTTTCTTTAGTTATCGCAAACCCAGAGAATACCGTAAAACTGAACTGACTGAGGTTCATCACAATCCAGAGCATAAAATTAATGGTCGATATATTCTGACGGCAGCTATCGGCATTATTGCAGCCCTCAGCGTGCAGTTGTTCACTGGCTCGATGATTATTGGTGCACTCACCGGCTTTATGGTGTTTACTTTTGGTGGGGTTATCGCTTGGAAAGAGACTCATGATGTCTTTACCAAAGGGGTTCATATGATGGCAATGATCGGTTTCATCATGATTGCAGCCGCTGGCTTTGCCGCAGTGATGAAACAGACAGGCGGTGTCGAATCGCTCGTCGCCTCACTCTCTCATAGTATTGGGGACAATAAGCCGTTAGCAGCCTTACTGATGCTGATTGTCGGCCTATTAGTCACCATGGGGATCGGCTCTTCATTTTCGACGATTCCCATTATTGCAACGATCTATGTCCCACTGGCGGCAGCTTTCGGTTTCTCACCGATGGCAACAATCGCATTAGTTGGTACGGCCGCAGCATTAGGCGATGCTGGCTCTCCGGCGTCTGATTCAACACTTGGTCCGACATCCGGTCTCAATGCAGACGGACAGCACGAACACATCTGGGAAACCGTTGTTCCCACGTTTATTCACTATAATATCCCTCTAATTATCTTCGGCTGGATTGCCGCGATGGTTCTGTAA
- the purF gene encoding amidophosphoribosyltransferase: MCGIVGIVGSTPVNQSIYDALTVLQHRGQDAAGICTIDSNRFRLRKANGLVTDVFAAKHMQRLQGTVGIGHARYPTAGSSSASEAQPFYVNSPFGITLAHNGNLTNAQYVRDKLFEKDRRHVNTTSDSEVLLNVLAHEIDTVKGNVTAEDVFRAVTRVHRSIKGAYAVVAMIIGHGMIAFRDPNGIRPLCLGKRDVGGRTEYMVASESVALDTIGFEFMRDVAPGEAIYITFEGELYTHQCADNPQLNPCIFEFVYFARPDSFIDQISVYSARVEMGKKLGERIQQDYADLDIDVVIPIPETSCDIALQIAQALDKPYRQGFVKNRYVGRTFIMPGQQQRRKSVRRKLNAIRSEFKDKNVLLVDDSIVRGTTSEQIIEMARDSGAKKVYMVSAAPEIRFPNVYGIDMPSANELIAHGRDNESICRQIGADALIFQTIEDLVSAVGIGNPNISRFETSVFNGEYVTGDIDQAYLDYLDAMRNDDTKEQREIQQELASLELYNEEN; encoded by the coding sequence ATGTGTGGTATTGTTGGAATTGTTGGTTCAACGCCTGTCAACCAGTCCATCTATGATGCTTTGACCGTGTTACAGCATCGCGGCCAAGATGCCGCGGGTATTTGTACCATAGATAGCAATCGTTTTCGTCTGCGTAAGGCAAACGGATTGGTTACAGATGTATTTGCTGCAAAGCATATGCAACGCCTTCAAGGAACGGTTGGCATCGGACATGCCCGTTATCCGACAGCGGGGAGTTCAAGTGCATCCGAGGCGCAGCCTTTTTATGTCAATTCCCCCTTTGGTATCACACTGGCTCATAACGGTAATCTAACCAATGCCCAGTATGTTCGAGATAAGCTGTTTGAGAAAGATCGTCGCCATGTCAACACGACGTCTGACTCTGAGGTGCTGTTGAATGTTCTGGCACATGAAATAGATACGGTTAAAGGGAATGTAACCGCAGAAGATGTCTTCAGAGCGGTTACCAGGGTGCATCGTTCGATTAAAGGGGCTTATGCTGTTGTTGCGATGATTATCGGTCATGGCATGATTGCGTTCCGGGATCCAAATGGTATTCGTCCACTGTGTTTGGGTAAACGCGATGTCGGTGGCCGAACTGAGTATATGGTTGCATCTGAGTCTGTTGCATTGGATACGATTGGATTTGAGTTTATGCGGGATGTCGCCCCGGGTGAGGCAATCTACATCACCTTTGAAGGTGAGCTTTACACACATCAGTGTGCTGATAATCCTCAACTGAACCCATGTATTTTTGAATTCGTTTATTTTGCTCGTCCTGATTCTTTCATCGACCAAATTTCTGTCTATAGTGCACGGGTCGAAATGGGCAAAAAACTGGGTGAGCGAATTCAACAGGATTATGCAGATCTTGATATTGATGTTGTGATTCCGATTCCTGAAACCTCTTGTGATATTGCCCTGCAAATCGCCCAGGCATTAGATAAGCCATATCGTCAGGGATTTGTCAAAAACCGCTATGTCGGCCGGACATTTATTATGCCGGGTCAACAACAACGTCGCAAGTCAGTGCGCAGAAAGCTCAATGCGATTCGTTCTGAATTTAAAGATAAGAATGTATTGTTGGTCGATGATTCGATTGTCCGAGGTACAACATCAGAACAGATTATCGAAATGGCTCGTGATTCCGGCGCCAAAAAAGTCTATATGGTTTCTGCTGCTCCGGAAATTCGTTTCCCGAATGTTTACGGGATCGATATGCCAAGTGCCAATGAGCTCATTGCTCACGGCCGGGATAATGAATCCATCTGCCGTCAAATCGGTGCGGATGCATTGATTTTCCAGACGATTGAAGATCTTGTCAGTGCTGTTGGTATCGGGAATCCGAATATCAGTCGCTTTGAAACCTCGGTCTTTAATGGTGAGTACGTAACCGGTGATATTGATCAAGCTTATCTGGACTATCTGGACGCGATGAGAAACGATGACACCAAAGAGCAGAGAGAGATTCAACAAGAGTTGGCAAGTCTTGAACTCTATAATGAAGAAAATTGA